Within Amycolatopsis sp. cg5, the genomic segment GCCGCGCTGCGCCGTGCCGACGTCGACGCCGGGCGGGCGGCGCCGGTCGCCGAGCGGGCCGTCAACCGGGCGGTGCGTGAGGGTGACAAAGAGGCCGTTTCGCTGGCCGAGCGGGCCTGGGGACGGGCCTTGCTGCAGAAGGACGTCGACAGCGCGGTCCGGCATCTGCGGCGGTCGATCGACTTCGCGGGCGGCTGCCCGGTGCTGGTGGGGGAGTCGCGGATCCTGCTGGCCGCCGCGTTGCTGCAGCGGGGAAAGCCCGACGCCGCGTTGAGCGAGATCGACTCCGCCATCGAGCTGCTCGACGGGCGCGGTGTCGCGCGGGCGCAGGCGCAGCGCGCGGATCTGCTGCACCAGATCGGCAGGCTGGACCAGGCGCAGGCGGAGTATCAGGTCGCCGTCCCGCTGCTGCGCCGGACCGGTGACCTGATCAGCCTGCAGCGCACCCTGGTCAACCGGGGGATCCTGTTCACCGAGCGGTACGCGTTCGCCGCGGCGGAGGCCGACCTGACCGAGGCCGACGCGCTGGCCAGGCGGCTCGACCGGCAGCTCGCGGTCGGGATCATCGCCGAGAACCTCGGCTTCCTGGAGACCGTGCGCGGTGACGTGCCCGCCGCGCTCGCGCACCTGAGCCGGGCCGAGCGCATCATCGGGGAGCTGGGCGGGCAGCTCGGGCCGGTGTTCTCCGACCAAGCCGAACTGCTGCTGTCCGTCGGCGCGCGTGCCGAAGCCGGGGAAGCGGCAGGCCGGGCCGTCGAGGCGTTCGAGAACGAACGCCGTCGCTTGCTGATCCCGCCTGCCCGGTTGCTCGTCGCGCAAGCCGCGCAGCTCGGGCGGGACTGGGCGACCGCGCTCGACCAGGCGACGCGGGCGCGTCGCGAATTCATGCGCCAGCAGCGGAGTGAATGGGCCGAACTCGCCCAGCTCGCGATCCTGCGCGCCCGGCTCGCGTCAGGGCAGGGAACGCGGATGGCCGACGGCCGCGTCGAAACCATGGTCTCGACGCTCACCGCGGCCGGGTGGCCCGCCTCCGCGCTGGAGGCCAGACTCGCCGCGGCCCGGCTGGCCTTCGAGCGCGGCGACCGGGCGCGCGGGCGGGCTTACCTGAGCGCCGCGAGCGCGTCGACACGACGTGGACCAGCGGCTTTGCGTGCGCGCGGGTGGTACGCGCGTGCGTTGCTGGCCTGGGAGGACGGTGATGCCCGCGCGACCACGCGCGCGGTCCGCGCCGGGCTGCGCATCCTCGACGAGCACGCCGCCGCGCTCGGCGCGACCGATCTGCGCGCGCACTCGGCCGCGCATCGCAGCGAACTCAGCGAGCTGGGGCTGCGATTCGCGCTGCGGTCCGGCAAACCGTCGGCGGTGTTCGAATGGGCGGAACGTGGTCGCGCCAGCAGGCTCGCGCACCGGCCGGTCCGGCCGCCGGACGACCCGGAACTCGCCGCGCTGCTGGCCGAGCTGCGTGCCACGGCCGAGCAGATCTACCGGTACGGCCAGGCCGGGCTGCGCACCAAGCAGGCCGCGCTCGAACGCCGGATCCGCGACCGCACCCGGCTGCACCCCGGCGCCCCGGTCGAGGGCGTCGAGCCGGTGAAGGCACCCGCGCTGGGGGAGCGCGCGCTCGTCGAGTTCGTGCAGCTCGACGGCGTGCTGCACGCCGTGACGCTGGTCGACGGCCGGTTGCGGCTGCGCACGCTCGGCCCGGCCGCGCCGGTGGCCGACCTCGTCGACCGCCTGCCGTTCGCGTTGCACCGTCTCGCCAGGCGCGGTGGCAGCGCGGCTTCGCGAGCCGCCGCGATGACCCTGCTCGACAGCGCCGCCGCCGCGCTCGACCGGGCGCTGTTCACCGCGCTGCCCGAGGTCGGCGACCGGCCGCTGGTGCTGGTGCCGACCGGGTCGCTGCACAGCGTGCCGTGGTCGGTGCTGCCGTCGTGTCACGGCCGCCCGGTCACCGTCTCGCCGTCCGCGACGCTGTGGCACACCGTCGCGGCCAGGCCTGCCGGATCGTCCGGCACGATCGCCGTCGCGGCGGGCCCCGGCCTCACCGGCGCGCATCACGAGGCGCACGCCGTCGCCGCATTGCACGGCACGACTCCGTTGACCGGCGACGCGGCCACCGTCGACGCCGTGCTCAAGGCGCTCGCGTCCGCCGACGTGCTGCACCTGGCCGCGCACGGCAGGCTCGCCGTCGACCAGCCGCTGTTCTCCGACCTGCGGCTGCACGACGGGCCGCTGGTCGTGCACGACCTGGAACGGCTCGACCGGGTGCCCCGCACGGTCGTGCTGGCCTCGTGCGACAGCGGCCGGTCGGTGGTCTGTACCGGTGACGAGCTGCTCGGCCTCAGCGCGACCTTCATGGCCCGCGGCACCGCCCAGCTGATCGCGTCGGTCGTCCCGGTCCCCGACGCCGAGACCGCGCCACTGATGATCGAGTTCCATCGCGGACTCGCCGACGGCCTGCGGCCGGCCGTCGCCTTGGCCGACGCCCAAAAGGCGTTGCGCGGCAACGGCCACGCCGGTCTCGTCGCGGCCGCGGGCTTCGTCTGCTTCGGTGCTGGGCACTGAGGTGCCGAGAGCGGTGCGCTAGGCTCGTGGGACACCGGAAAGGTTGAGCAACCAGCCGTCTGGAATTCGCGTACGCGCCGAAACGGAGACGCCTGTGGTTGCTGAGTTGTTCGAGGTCACCCTTGAGAAGGGTGAGACGGTCACCACCGTGATCGCCCGAGGCGAGATCGACCTCATCTCCACCCCCGAGCTGGAAACCGCGCTGCGGAAGGCGCTGGACTCCGCGAGATCGCCGATGACCGTCGTGGTCGACCTGGCCGGGGTCTCGTTCCTGTCCTCGTCGGGGATGTCCGCGCTGATCCAGGCCCACCAGAGCGGCCAGGAGCAGGACGTGCCCGTGAGCGTCGTCGTCGAACAGCGCGCGGTACACCGCGCGCTCGCCGCCGCCGGGCTCGACCAGCTGCTCGACATCGTCTCGCGGGACGCCCACGACCCCGCCTAGCCCCCTGAGACCGGGATAAAGCCCGCTTTACTCCGCGGAGTTAAGCGGGCTTTATTTCGTCGTGGCCGGTCTTATTCGCAGGTCCACTCGACACCGGCGGGACGCTCCCCGGCGGTACGCAGGAACTCGTGGGCGGCTTCGCGAACATCCTTCGCGGCGATCTCCGCGTCGTCGGGGTACTCGAACTCGGCGGACCCGAGGTAATAGAGCAACTCGTCCCAGCCGTCGGGGAGCGCGAACGTGCCGCCTGTGCTGTAGCACTCGACATCGTGTGAGGCGTACCGAAGGGTGCCCCGGTCTTCGTGGAGGCCCACCGTCAAGTCCGGCTTGGTCGTGTCGCCGTGTGGGATGAGCTGGACGAGCTGCCGTGCGTTCGCCGCGGTCACGGCATCGAGCACTATGTCCAGCTCGGTGGCGTTGGTCACCGTGACCGGCGTGTCCAAGTGGCCGTCGTACCACGCGGCGAGTGTCACCGGAGGCCTCCTGTCATTCGTGCTGCCACGGGATAAAGCCCGCTTAACTCCGCGGAGTTAAGCGGGCTTTATCCCGTTAGTTCTTCAGGCTGGGGGTGGCGTCGGCTTCGAGGTGGACCGCGATCAGGTTGAGCAGGAGGTCCGTGTCGACGGGCTTCGTGACGTACTCGTCCGCGCCTGAGGCCAAGGTCCTGGCGCGGTCCTCTTCGGTCGCCTTGGCGGTGACGGCGATGACCGGGAGGTCGGCGTGCGCTGCCGTCTCGCGGATGGCGGAGATGGTCGCGTTGCCGTCGAGTTCCGGCATCATCACGTCCATCAGCACCAGCGCGGTGTCCTCCTGCTGCTCCAGCACGCGGATGCCCGCGACGCCCGTGTCCGCGTAGACGACCGTGAGCCCGTGCTGCTCCAAGACCGCGGCCAGCGCGAAGACGTTGCGCAGGTCGTCGTCGACGATGAGCACCTTCTCGCCGTGGAAACGGGGCAGCGTCGCCGAAACCGGGGGCAGCGTGTCCGGCGCGCTCGAGGGGAGTGTCGTGCGCGGCTTGGACGGGATGACCCAGTGCGCCGGGTCGACCGGGAGGTACAGGGTGAACGTGCTGCCCTGGCCCGGTTCGCTGTGCACGCGGAGTTCGCCGCCGAGCAGCTCGGTCAGCTGGAGGCTGATCGACAGGCCGAGCCCGGTTCCGCCGTACTTGCGGCTGGTCGTGCCGTCGGCCTGGCGGAACGCCTCGAAGATGATCGCCAGCTTGTCGGCGGGGATGCCGATGCCGGTGTCCTCGACCGCGAACGCCAGCACGCCGGGTGCCGCGCGCAGGCTCTCTTTGTCCACTTCGGACGGATCGGCCATCCGGATGTGCAGGCGGACACTGCCTTCGTCGGTGAACTTCGCCGCGTTGGATAGCAGGTTGCGCAGCACCTGCTGCAGCCGGTGCTCGTCGGTGTGCAGGCTGCTCGGCACCGGCGGGTCGATGACCACCGCGAACTCCAGGCCCTTGTCCTGGGTGAGCGGGCGGCACAGCGATTCCACGTAGTCGACGACCTCGGGCAGTGTCACGTCGGACACCTGGAGGTCGACGTGGCCGGACTCGACCTTCGCCAGGTCGAGGATGTCGTTGATCAGCTGCTGCAGGTCACTGCCCGCCGAATAGATGGTCTTGGCGAACTGGATCTGCTTCTCGGTGAGGTTGCCTTCGAGGTTGTCGGCCAAGAGCTTTGCGAGGATCAGCGCGCTGTTCAACGGGGTGCGCAGCTCGTGCGACATGTTCGCCATGAACTCCGACTTGTACGCCGAAGCCATGGTCAGCTGCCGCGCGCGCTCTTCCAGTTCCTGGCGTGCCTGCTCGATTTCGGTGTTCTTGATCTCGATGTCGGCGTTCTGCTGCGCCAGCAGCGCGGCCTTTTCGGCGAGCTCGGTGTTGGAGCTCTGCAGTTCGCCTTGCTGTGACTGGAGTTGCTCGGTCCGCGCCCGCAGTTCCTGTGCCAGGCGCTGGGATTCGGTGAGCAGCTCCTCGGTCTGCGAACTGGTCTGGATGGTGTTGACGTTGATGCCGATGGTCTCCTTGAGCTGTTCGAGGAGATCCAGGTGCACGTCGCTGAACTCGTTGACCGAGGCCAGTTCCACCACGCCGAGCACTTCGCCTTGGAACAGCACGGAAAGCACGATCAGGTTCACCGGCGACGCCGAGCCGAGCCCGGACGAGATCCGCGTGTACCCGGCGGGCGCGTTGCGCATCAGGATCGTGCGCTGGTCGACCGCGGCCTGCCCGACGAGCGACTGGCCGAAGTTGAACCGCATCGTCTCGGGGGAGTCCGGCAGCCCGTAGCCCGCGATCCGGTCGAGCACCGGCTGCCGGTTTTCCCCTTCCCTGGTCAGGAAGAACGCCGCCTGCTGCGCGCCGATCAGCGGCGCCAGCTCGCTGAGCACGCGCGAGGTCATCGTCGCCAGGTCACGGTGACCCTGCATGAGACCGGAGATCCTGGCCAGGTTGGTCTTGAGCCAGTCCTGCTCGCGGTTGGTCCGCGTGGTCTCCTTCAGGTTGGCGATCATCTGGTTGATGTTGTCCTTGAGCTCCGCGAGCTCACCGGACGCCTCCACGGTGATCTGCCTGGTCAGGTCACCCGCGGTCACCGCCGTCGCGACCACCGCGATCGCGCGGACCTGCGCGGTCAGGTTGCCCGCCAGCTGGTTCACGTTCTCGGTGAGCCGCTTCCACGTGCCCGACACGCCCTCGACCTCGGCCTGGCCGCCGAGCGTGCCATCCGTGCCGACCTCACGGGCGACACGGGTGACTTCCGCGGCGAAGGCGGACAGCTGGTCGACCATGGTGTTGATCGTCGTCTTGAGTTCGAGGATCTCGCCGCGCGCGTCGACGTCGATCTTCTTCGTGAGGTCACCACTGGCGACCGCCGTGGTGACGGTCGCGATGTTGCGGACCTGGCTGGTCAGGTTGTCGGCCATGAAGTTGACGTTGTCGGTCAGGTCCTTCCACGTGCCCGCCACGTTCGGCACCCGCGCCTGGCCGCCCAGGATGCCTTCCGTGCCGACCTCGCGGGCCACCCGCGTGACCTCGTCGGCGAACGCGCGCAGGGTCTGGACCATGCCGTTGATCGTCTCGGCGAGCGCGGCGATCTCGCCCTTCGCGTCGACGGTGATCTTCTTGCCGAGGTCACCGCCTGCGACCGCGGTCGCCACCGCGGCGATACTGCGGACCTGGCCGGTCAGGTTGTCGGCCATGACGTTCACGTTGTCGGTCAGGTCCTTCCAGGAACCCGCGACCCCGCGTACCTGCGCCTGCCCGCCGAGCTTGCCTTCCGTGCCGACCTCGCGGGCGACTCGGGTGACCTCGTCCGCGAACGCGGAGAGCTGGTCGACCATGGTGTTGATCGTGTTCTTGAGTTCGAGGATCTCGCCGCGCGCGTCGACGTTGATCTTCTGGGTCAGGTCGCCCTTCGCGACCGCGGTGGTCACCTGGGCGATGCTGCGGACCTGGCCGGTGAGGTTGTCGGCCATGAAGTTCACCGAGTCGGTGAGGTCACTCCAGGTGCCCGCGACGCCCGGCACCTCGACCTGGCCGCCGAGCTTGCCCTCACTGCCGACTTCCCTTGCCACCCGGGTGACTTCGCCCGCGAAGGCGGAGAGCTGGTCGACCATGGTGTTGAGGGTGTTCTTGAGTTCGAGGATCTCGCCGCGCGCGTCGACGGCGATCTTCTGCGACAGGTCGCCCTTCGCGACCGCGGTCGCCACCTGGGCGATGTTGCGGACCTGCGCGGTCAGGTTGTTCGCCATGAAGTTCACGGACCCGGTGAGGTCGCGCCAGGTGCCCGCGACGCCCGGCACCTGCGCCTGGCCGCCCAGCTGACCTTCCGTGCCCACCTCGCGGGCCACCCGGGTGACCTCGTCCGCGAAGGACGACAGCTGGTCGACCATGGTGTTCATCGTCGTCTTGAGTTCGAGGATCTCGCCGCGCGCGTCGACCGTGATCTTCTGCGTCAGGTCGCCGCGCGCGACCGCGGTGGTCACCTGCGCGATGTTGCGGACCTGGCTGGTCAGGTTGTCGGCCATCGAGTTCACGTTGTCGGTGAGGCCACGCCACGTGCCCGCGACACCGGGCACCTGCGCCTGGCCGCCGAGCTTGCCTTCGGTGCCGACTTCCCTTGCCACGCGGGTGACCTCGCCCGCGAACGCGGACAGCTGGTCCACCATCGTGTTGAGCGTGGTCTTCAGTTCGAGGATCTCGCCCTTGGCGTCCACGTTGATCTTCTGCGACAGGTCGCCCTCGGCCACCGCGGTCGCCACCTGCGCGATGTTGCGGACCTGGTCGGTGAGGTTGTCGGCCATCAGGTTCACGTTGTCGGTCAGATCACGCCAGCGACCGGCCGCGCCGGGCACCTCGGCCTGGCCGCCGAGCTTGCCCTCACTGCCGACTTCCCTTGCCACGCGGGTGACCTCGTCCGCGAACGCGGAGAGCTGGTCGACCATGGTGTTGAGGGTGTTCTTGAGTTCGAGGATCTCGCCGCGCGCGTCGACGTTGATCTTCTGCGAGAGGTCGCCGCGCGCCACGGCGGTGGTCACCTGGGCGATGTTGCGGACCTGCTCGGTCAGGTTGTCGGCCATGAAGTTGACCGAGTCGGTGAGGTCGCGCCAGGTGCCGGTCACGCCGGGGACCTGCGCCTGGCCGCCGAGCCGTCCCTCGGTCGCGATCTCCCGCGACACCCTGGTGACCTCGGTCGCGAACAGCGAGAGCTGGTCGAGCAGCCCGTTGACGCGGTGTCCCAGCTCGGCGAACTCGCCGTGCAGCTGCCTGCCGTCGAGCTCCAGCTCCATCGGCTGCGAGAGATCGCCGTCGGCGACCGCGCCGATGACCCGGTTCAGCTCGATGGTCGGCCTGGTGACGTCCTGGATGAGGCCGTTGACCTCGTCGATGGCGATCGCCCAGCCGCCCGGCCCGATCTCGGTCGAGACGCGCTCGTCGAGCCTGCCCTCCTGGCCGACCGTGGTGCGCACCCGCTGTAGTTCGCTCACGAGCAGCTGGTTGCGCTCGGCGATGTCGTTGACCGCTTCGGCCAGCCGCGCGGCGACACCGTCGCCCTGCGGGACGATCCGGCGCCGGAAATTGCCGTCGCGGAGCTCGTGAACAGCGGTGAGCACCCGTTCGAGCGCGCGTTCGTCGGCTGCCGGTTCAGCGTGTGTGGTCATGCTCGCTCTTTCCACCTTGCCGAGGGTCGCATGGTCGTTGTTCAGCCTCCCATGATTCGCTCTATGCTTCGACACAGCCTGCCAACGAGGCCACAGCGCACCGTGGTCGGTCCGCTACGCTGGGGCAGGAGGTAACTTCGAGATGGCAGCAGGGCCGGTGACCGGACGCGAGACCGGGCTGAGCCCGGCGACGCGCGGCCCCTCCGTCGAGGGCTACCTCGCCGACGTCGGAGCCCGGCTGATCGGCATGCTCGACCGTGAGCGAGCCGCCCGCCTGATCGCGGAACTCGCCGTCGGGCCGCTCGGCGACGTCGCGCTGCTCGTGCTGCCCACCACCCGTGGCCGTTGGGAATGGTGGCGCCAGGAGCGTGGCCGCCCTGTCGAGCACGGCCGCGTCCGCAAGGTGCCCGCCGAGTTCGCCTCCACCCTGGCCAAGGCCGTCACCAGCACCGCGGGCATCGCGGCTGACAAACTCCCGCAGGCCGAGATCAAGGCGCTGCCGCCCGCGTTCGCCGGCTCGCTCGCGCGGTGCGCGCGGCTGTCCGTGGTCTCGCTCGCGCAAGACGAACGCGGCATCCAGGGCGCGCTGGTCTTCGGGCGTTTGAAGGACGAGGACGTCTTCGGCGACCGGCAGGCGCACGCGTCCACCGCGTTCGCGCAGCGCGCCGCGTCGACGCTGGTCGGAGCGCTCAAGCACGAGCGGTGGAAGGACGCCGCGCACGGCCTGCAGACCACGCTGCGCCCGCCCGAGCTGCCGCGCGTGCGGGGCACCGAGATGGCGGTCTGGTACGAGCCCGGCGATGGTCCGCTCGGCGTCGGCGGCGACTTCTACGACGTGCATCCCCGCTCCGACGGCAGCGCGATGTTCGTGCTGGGCGACGTCTGCGGCAACGGGGCCGCGGCCGCCGCGCTGACCGGCCGCGTGCGGCACGCGCTGGCCGCGTTGCAGCTGGTGGAGCGCAGCGGCGACCGGCTGCTCAGCCTGCTCAACCAGACCATGCTCAACGCCGGCAGCAGCCGGTTCGCCACGCTGATCGTCGGCTCGATCATGGAACACGCCGGCGGCGTCCGGCTGACCATCGCCACCGGCGGCCATCCGCCGCCACTGGTGCTGCGCGAGTCCGGCGAGGTCGAGGAGCCGGTGCTGGCCGGCATGCTGGTCGGCATCGCGGAGCAGGCGAAGTTCGCGGAATGCACCGTCGACCTGGCCGAAGGCGACCTCTGCCTGTTCTTCACCGATGGCATCACCGAGGCACGCGGCTTCGCCGACCGCACCGAGCTCTACGGCCAGGAACGCCTGCGCAAGGC encodes:
- a CDS encoding Imm1 family immunity protein; the encoded protein is MTLAAWYDGHLDTPVTVTNATELDIVLDAVTAANARQLVQLIPHGDTTKPDLTVGLHEDRGTLRYASHDVECYSTGGTFALPDGWDELLYYLGSAEFEYPDDAEIAAKDVREAAHEFLRTAGERPAGVEWTCE
- a CDS encoding CHAT domain-containing protein; amino-acid sequence: MERPTARQQALAALRRADVDAGRAAPVAERAVNRAVREGDKEAVSLAERAWGRALLQKDVDSAVRHLRRSIDFAGGCPVLVGESRILLAAALLQRGKPDAALSEIDSAIELLDGRGVARAQAQRADLLHQIGRLDQAQAEYQVAVPLLRRTGDLISLQRTLVNRGILFTERYAFAAAEADLTEADALARRLDRQLAVGIIAENLGFLETVRGDVPAALAHLSRAERIIGELGGQLGPVFSDQAELLLSVGARAEAGEAAGRAVEAFENERRRLLIPPARLLVAQAAQLGRDWATALDQATRARREFMRQQRSEWAELAQLAILRARLASGQGTRMADGRVETMVSTLTAAGWPASALEARLAAARLAFERGDRARGRAYLSAASASTRRGPAALRARGWYARALLAWEDGDARATTRAVRAGLRILDEHAAALGATDLRAHSAAHRSELSELGLRFALRSGKPSAVFEWAERGRASRLAHRPVRPPDDPELAALLAELRATAEQIYRYGQAGLRTKQAALERRIRDRTRLHPGAPVEGVEPVKAPALGERALVEFVQLDGVLHAVTLVDGRLRLRTLGPAAPVADLVDRLPFALHRLARRGGSAASRAAAMTLLDSAAAALDRALFTALPEVGDRPLVLVPTGSLHSVPWSVLPSCHGRPVTVSPSATLWHTVAARPAGSSGTIAVAAGPGLTGAHHEAHAVAALHGTTPLTGDAATVDAVLKALASADVLHLAAHGRLAVDQPLFSDLRLHDGPLVVHDLERLDRVPRTVVLASCDSGRSVVCTGDELLGLSATFMARGTAQLIASVVPVPDAETAPLMIEFHRGLADGLRPAVALADAQKALRGNGHAGLVAAAGFVCFGAGH
- a CDS encoding HAMP domain-containing protein gives rise to the protein MTTHAEPAADERALERVLTAVHELRDGNFRRRIVPQGDGVAARLAEAVNDIAERNQLLVSELQRVRTTVGQEGRLDERVSTEIGPGGWAIAIDEVNGLIQDVTRPTIELNRVIGAVADGDLSQPMELELDGRQLHGEFAELGHRVNGLLDQLSLFATEVTRVSREIATEGRLGGQAQVPGVTGTWRDLTDSVNFMADNLTEQVRNIAQVTTAVARGDLSQKINVDARGEILELKNTLNTMVDQLSAFADEVTRVAREVGSEGKLGGQAEVPGAAGRWRDLTDNVNLMADNLTDQVRNIAQVATAVAEGDLSQKINVDAKGEILELKTTLNTMVDQLSAFAGEVTRVAREVGTEGKLGGQAQVPGVAGTWRGLTDNVNSMADNLTSQVRNIAQVTTAVARGDLTQKITVDARGEILELKTTMNTMVDQLSSFADEVTRVAREVGTEGQLGGQAQVPGVAGTWRDLTGSVNFMANNLTAQVRNIAQVATAVAKGDLSQKIAVDARGEILELKNTLNTMVDQLSAFAGEVTRVAREVGSEGKLGGQVEVPGVAGTWSDLTDSVNFMADNLTGQVRSIAQVTTAVAKGDLTQKINVDARGEILELKNTINTMVDQLSAFADEVTRVAREVGTEGKLGGQAQVRGVAGSWKDLTDNVNVMADNLTGQVRSIAAVATAVAGGDLGKKITVDAKGEIAALAETINGMVQTLRAFADEVTRVAREVGTEGILGGQARVPNVAGTWKDLTDNVNFMADNLTSQVRNIATVTTAVASGDLTKKIDVDARGEILELKTTINTMVDQLSAFAAEVTRVAREVGTDGTLGGQAEVEGVSGTWKRLTENVNQLAGNLTAQVRAIAVVATAVTAGDLTRQITVEASGELAELKDNINQMIANLKETTRTNREQDWLKTNLARISGLMQGHRDLATMTSRVLSELAPLIGAQQAAFFLTREGENRQPVLDRIAGYGLPDSPETMRFNFGQSLVGQAAVDQRTILMRNAPAGYTRISSGLGSASPVNLIVLSVLFQGEVLGVVELASVNEFSDVHLDLLEQLKETIGINVNTIQTSSQTEELLTESQRLAQELRARTEQLQSQQGELQSSNTELAEKAALLAQQNADIEIKNTEIEQARQELEERARQLTMASAYKSEFMANMSHELRTPLNSALILAKLLADNLEGNLTEKQIQFAKTIYSAGSDLQQLINDILDLAKVESGHVDLQVSDVTLPEVVDYVESLCRPLTQDKGLEFAVVIDPPVPSSLHTDEHRLQQVLRNLLSNAAKFTDEGSVRLHIRMADPSEVDKESLRAAPGVLAFAVEDTGIGIPADKLAIIFEAFRQADGTTSRKYGGTGLGLSISLQLTELLGGELRVHSEPGQGSTFTLYLPVDPAHWVIPSKPRTTLPSSAPDTLPPVSATLPRFHGEKVLIVDDDLRNVFALAAVLEQHGLTVVYADTGVAGIRVLEQQEDTALVLMDVMMPELDGNATISAIRETAAHADLPVIAVTAKATEEDRARTLASGADEYVTKPVDTDLLLNLIAVHLEADATPSLKN
- a CDS encoding PP2C family protein-serine/threonine phosphatase, which codes for MAAGPVTGRETGLSPATRGPSVEGYLADVGARLIGMLDRERAARLIAELAVGPLGDVALLVLPTTRGRWEWWRQERGRPVEHGRVRKVPAEFASTLAKAVTSTAGIAADKLPQAEIKALPPAFAGSLARCARLSVVSLAQDERGIQGALVFGRLKDEDVFGDRQAHASTAFAQRAASTLVGALKHERWKDAAHGLQTTLRPPELPRVRGTEMAVWYEPGDGPLGVGGDFYDVHPRSDGSAMFVLGDVCGNGAAAAALTGRVRHALAALQLVERSGDRLLSLLNQTMLNAGSSRFATLIVGSIMEHAGGVRLTIATGGHPPPLVLRESGEVEEPVLAGMLVGIAEQAKFAECTVDLAEGDLCLFFTDGITEARGFADRTELYGQERLRKALSACGGRDAAATVEEVRGSVHHWLGDADHDDIALLAIQCITGK
- a CDS encoding STAS domain-containing protein, which produces MVAELFEVTLEKGETVTTVIARGEIDLISTPELETALRKALDSARSPMTVVVDLAGVSFLSSSGMSALIQAHQSGQEQDVPVSVVVEQRAVHRALAAAGLDQLLDIVSRDAHDPA